Proteins encoded in a region of the Gopherus flavomarginatus isolate rGopFla2 chromosome 19, rGopFla2.mat.asm, whole genome shotgun sequence genome:
- the MYL10 gene encoding myosin regulatory light chain 10 isoform X2 produces MLAGWLAQKGQKEQQHHVLKRAKKKTEGGGSNVFSMFDQTQIQEFKEAFTIMDQNRDGFIDKADLRDTFAALGRLNVKNEELEAMVQEAPGAINFTIFLSMFGEKLKGTDPEETILNAFKIFDPEGKGHIKADYIKEMLMTQADRFSQEEVSQMFAAFPPDVSGNLDYKNLCYVITHGEEKD; encoded by the exons TACTGAAGAGA GCAAAGAAGAAGACAGAAGGAGGTGGTTCCAATGTATTCTCCATGTTCGATCAAACCCAGATTCAGGAGTTTAAAGAG GCTTTTACCATCATGGATCAGAATAGAGACGGCTTCATTGACAAAGCAGACCTGAGAGATACATTTGCTGCATTGG GTCGCTTGAATGTCAAGAATGAAGAGCTAGAAGCGATGGTGCAGGAAGCTCCAGGTGCCATTAACTTCACTATTTTCCTGTCTATGTTTGGTGAAAAACTGAAAG gCACGgacccagaagagaccattctgAATGCTTTTAAGATTTTCGACCCAGAAGGAAAAGGTCACATAAAGGCAGACTA CATCAAAGAAATGCTTATGACACAAGCAGACCGATTCAGTCAAGAAGAG GTCAGCCAGATGTTTGCTGCTTTCCCTCCAGATGTCTCCGGTAATCTTGACTATAAGAACCTTTGTTATGTTATCACCCATGGTGAGGAGAAGGACTAA
- the MYL10 gene encoding myosin regulatory light chain 10 isoform X1, with translation MSPKKAKKKTEGGGSNVFSMFDQTQIQEFKEAFTIMDQNRDGFIDKADLRDTFAALGRLNVKNEELEAMVQEAPGAINFTIFLSMFGEKLKGTDPEETILNAFKIFDPEGKGHIKADYIKEMLMTQADRFSQEEVSQMFAAFPPDVSGNLDYKNLCYVITHGEEKD, from the exons tctCCAAAAAAGGCAAAGAAGAAGACAGAAGGAGGTGGTTCCAATGTATTCTCCATGTTCGATCAAACCCAGATTCAGGAGTTTAAAGAG GCTTTTACCATCATGGATCAGAATAGAGACGGCTTCATTGACAAAGCAGACCTGAGAGATACATTTGCTGCATTGG GTCGCTTGAATGTCAAGAATGAAGAGCTAGAAGCGATGGTGCAGGAAGCTCCAGGTGCCATTAACTTCACTATTTTCCTGTCTATGTTTGGTGAAAAACTGAAAG gCACGgacccagaagagaccattctgAATGCTTTTAAGATTTTCGACCCAGAAGGAAAAGGTCACATAAAGGCAGACTA CATCAAAGAAATGCTTATGACACAAGCAGACCGATTCAGTCAAGAAGAG GTCAGCCAGATGTTTGCTGCTTTCCCTCCAGATGTCTCCGGTAATCTTGACTATAAGAACCTTTGTTATGTTATCACCCATGGTGAGGAGAAGGACTAA